In Pontiella agarivorans, the genomic window AGGCCGGAATAAACAATTCCTCATGGACACAGGTAATGGTTTCTTTGCCGGCTTTCCCCCAAATCATGGTTCCGTGCCTTCCATTGCCCGTCACAAAGGCATCCTCCCACTTTTGCGCCGGCTTCTCCGACCATAAAGTCCAGCGACCGGAATCAGCCGCATCGACCCTATTGACAACAGCCAACAGCGTCAGCCCGACAGCTATAAAACTATTTCTGCTCATTATCAGTTTCCTTATTTAGCTTCAATCTATGTGCATCAGACGACACAGCAAATCCATCGTCACTTAATACGTTATAAAAGTCAGTTCTGCGATCATCGGCGGGCGACTGGCTTTCAATATCGTCAACCGATATTTCTGAGCCGTGACATCCGCGAAGGTTGCATTGACATTGTTTCCGATGCTTTCCTGACGCTTGACCAGCAGCTTCCACTCACCATTCACCAACGCCTCAATTTTATAAGCCTCGGTTCCCCTGCGATATTCACCGCAAACCACCCGGTTAAACGTCATCGGTTTTCCAAAATCCAGCTCAACCCAGCGTTCCTGATCGTCTTTGGCAAATTGCCAGCGGGTAAACAGATCGGCATCCAGTACATTTTGTGCAGCATAGTCCGGTCCGCTGATGCTGGATGCGGTGGCCGTAATTCCCTGATGCACGGGGTGCATCTCCGGCAGCGATTTAAGCGGAGCAGAAAGCTGAACGGCCTGACCGATTTCCGCCAGGCGTTTAATCACAGCATCATCCAGCACCCCTCTATCATTCGGAGCGGCATTCAGCAGATAGTTACAGGTTCGTGCATTGGCAAAGTTCAGTTCGTCGACCACCTCTTCAGTGGGTTTTAACGGTCCTTCTTCATCACCGGGCCGCCAGAACCATTTTGGTTGCAACGTCGGTCCCTGTTGCGACGGAATCGAGTTATCGAACGGACAGTGCTGACCGTGCGTCGCTTCATAGTGCACCACCTGGGTCACACTCAGATCCGTTTTACAACTGTGGTTGATCACCAGACAATCCGGCTGGATCGAATGAATATGATCGGCCAGCACATCGTATGGAAGTTCTTCAAAAGTCGGGCTTTTGCCCCATTTGGACCCCCAGCCGTCAATCACAATGCAGAGCACGTCACCATAATTGGTCAACAGCTCCGTGAGCTGATCTTTGGTATACTGAATTTTTGCGGGCGTAATGCGGCCGGCTTCGATTTTATGCTGACGATCCCAGACGGAAAAATAGAGGCCGACCTTCATTCCCCGCTTTCGGAAGGCGTCGGCATATTTTTTCACGATGTCATCTTTATAGTCGCTGCTGGCAATATCATATTCTGTCACCGCCGAATCCCACAGACAAAAGCCGTCATGGTGCTTTGTCGTGAATACTGCATAATTCATTTTGGCTGATTTTGCAGCTTCGGCCCACTGCTCACAATCCAGCTCAGAGGGAATAAACGTTTTCGGGTCCACATTCCATTCAGCCCATCCGCCATGCCCCTGATAAGTGCTCATACCGTAATGGATAAACATCCCGAATTTAAGGTTCAGAAAAGAGAGGACGGGCTCCGACTCTTCCACTTTACCCCCGGCACTCTCTGCTCCGAGCTCATCCGTCATAGCCGTTACTACATTCGGACGAGAAACGGCTATAGCCGTTTGCACACTTACACCGATCAGGCAAAGCACTGTTTTTTTCACATACATACTGTGTGGTGGCCCCTTCTCTCGCAGATTCAATTTCTTATCCTCTCCCACAAAACCACAGAGACCGTCCCCAGACATTCCGGCATTGAACCGGATTGGCATGATCCGGAAAAAGCAGAGCCGTTCGGTTATCATGCGTGCCCGCCCGAAAACCGGCATACGCATCAGAAACAGATCTAAACACAACGAAAAATGCACCCGACAAAACGGACATAGGGGGAATAATCGTGCTGAAACAGTTCACATGTACCTTTTTCATTCCGATCTAATCCTTCGACGGTTTCTTTTTTGCGCGAGCAGCCCGGGCAGCGGCAACCGCCTTTTTCTTATCGGCATGCTCCCGCGTTACCGCACCTTGATAGCCCACTTTCACACGCCGTTTCTCCAGGGCGGTTTTCATGATTTCAAGTTCCTCTTTGTATTCTGGATTATCCGCCAGATTCGTGAATTCCCCCGGATCATTTTTGAGGTCATAGAGTTCACATCCGCTGTCACCGAACCCCCATTGCGTATAGCGCCAGTCCGCAGTTCGCAGACTTTCGCCGCCGCCTTCCGCAACCGTAAAGACCGCCTGTTTTTTCCAATCGTCGGAAGCAGCATCTTTCAGCAGCGGCAACAGGCTTGTGCCCTGAATGCTTTCCGGCGGCGTCAATCCCGCCAGCTCCACCAAGGTTGGATACAGGTCAACCAGCTCCGCAAACTGCATGGACTTCCGCCCATGCTGCTCCTTCAGCCAGGGCACGCTGATGATAAACGGCACGCGCGTGCACTCTTCAAAGAGGTGGCGTTTCTGGAACTTGTGATGATCGCCGACGTGATAACCGTGGTCACTCGCAAACACGATGATTGTATTGTCGGTCAACCCGGCTTCATCCAGTGCATCCAGCACTTTGCCCACCTGCGCATCCATATAGGAAATGCTGGCATAATAAGCTTCCAGCAAACCGCGATGAAGCTCCGGTGTTGTGATACCCATTGCTTCCGCAGTTTGATCGTTTTGAATCACTTCCGGCAGATCATCCAGATCATCCAGATCATCCTCCGGAGCAAACGGAATGGTGAGCGAAGTGCGCTCGTAGAGATCAAAATATTTTTGCGGAGCAATCAGCGGCACATGCGGACGAACAAATCCGACCCCCAGGAAGAAGGGTTTATTCGGTTCCAATGTCTGGATCATTTCCACTGCGCGATCAGCCGCCATGCCGTCCGCATAGCTGGAATCCCCTTCAGTTCCATACACCGCCGCAAAACGCTGCGATCCGCTCTTTTTCGGGGACCAGTTAATTTCAGGCCCCGGATTTTTGGCGCACGTAATATTGATGGCGGCGTCCCACGATTCCGGATCATCATCTCTGGCGGTTCCTTTGCGGATTTCGACCGGAATACCCATGTGATAAATCTTGCTGACGCGCGCCGTGTAGTATCCGTTACGACGAAACAACTGCGGCAGCGTTACTGTATCCGGCACGGTTTTCCGGAAATGGGTAAAGTTGAGCAGCACATTATTCCTGTAGGGATAGAGCCCCGTCATCATCGAAGCGCGAGACGGCCCGCACAACGGGAACTGGCAATAAGCGCGATCAAACTGCACCCCGCGCACCGCCAGCCGGTCGAGATGAGGTGTTTTACAATCCACATGCCCGTACCCGCTGAGCGCGGTGTTCAGATCATCCGACATAATCAGCAGAACATTCGGTTTTGCAGCAAGGGAACTCAGCCCCATTCCGCAAAGCAGGATAATCAGCAGTTCTTTCATGGTCGTTTCTATTTTGATTTGGTTTTGCCTTTTTTAGCCAGTTTGTTCGACATCCGGATTGAAAATCCGCGCTGTTCCGGCGAGTAGTCCCAGTATTCGTTGATCACCTGATTGCAGGCAAATTTTTTATCATCTTCACCCAGCTCCGCGCGGCGCTCTTTCAACTGCTTTTTCAGATCAGCAATGACCGCTGCATATTCCGGGTTATCGTAGACATTGTTATCCTCGGTCGGGTCGGCCTTCAGATCGTACAGCTCCCACGACGGCGGAGTGCTCGGAGCACTCTCGTCGGTCTTGCATCCATAAAACTGAATCAGCTTATAGCGCTTCGTTCGGATTGCAATGCAGCCGGGCACAAACAGCTGCTTCATGTGCATCCAATAATGATAATAGGCCGCCTTTTTCCAATCATTGGATTCTTCACCCGTCTCCAGAATGGAACGGAAACTTTTGCCGTGCATGTAGCTCGGTGTCGCCACGCCTGCATAATCAAGCAAGGTCGGCGCATAATCGATATTCTCCACGATCGCATCCGAACGGCCGGGTTTGATGCTTTTCGGATAGTGCACAATAAACGGCATGCGCATGCCTTCCTCATAGGGCCAGCGTTTGTCAATCAGGTCATGTTCGCCCAAATAGAAACCCTGATCTCCCGTATAGAAGATAATCGTATTCTCATAGAGCCCTTCCGACTTCAAATAATTGAGCACACGATTGAGGTTGTCGTCCACCCCCTTCACGCAACGTAGGTAAGCCTTCAGGTATTCCTGATAGGCCGCCCCCTGAAGCTCTTCATCATTCATCGACAGATCGAGTTTCGCAGCCCAGGGCCATCTTTTTTTCGGCTCCACATTATTAAATCTGGGATGACGTCGGCCCACCGATGCGCCCAGCAAACGATCCAGTTCATTGTTATGGCCGCGCGAACCGACTGATCCAAAGTTCTTGCGGTCACGCAGATTTCCAGGCTCTGGAATTGTTACATCCTGCAGATAGCCTTCATAACGCGGAGCATACTCAAACTTTCCGTGCGGCGCCTTGAAGTGCAGCATCAGGAAAAAGGGTTTATCTGTATCGCGTATCGTCTTAAACCAATCCAATGCAGAATCCGCAATCAGATCGCTGCAGTGCCCTTCCATCTTCACGGTTCCATCAGCAACCTTGAATGTCGGATCAAAATAATCCCCCTGCTTCGGGAGCACCTTAAAATAGTCAAAGGCATCAGGCCGGGCGACCAGATGCCACTTCCCGATCACCGCAGTTTGATATCCAGCCGCCTTCATTTCGTGCGCCAGATACTGCCGCTCCGGCGGAAGCGGATCGTTGAGGATCGTGCAGCCGTTCATGGCACTGCTCTGCCCGGTGAGGATGGATGCGCGGCTCGGGGTGCAGATCGAATTTTGGCAGAATGCGTTTTCCATCACCACACCAGCATCAGCAAGGGCATCGATGGTCGGGCACGGATTTAAATAGGCCAGACGGCTGTTATACGCCGCGATCGCCTGTGCCGCATGATCATCCGACATCACAAACAGAATATTCGGCTTATCCCCACCGAGCACCACAGAGGCACACAGGATACCGCTTAAAACCGCTATATTAATTTTTGCCGCAAACAGCATGCACCACGCTCATCTCTAATCCTAAATCCCCGCAACAAAACTGCTTGAGCGGTTTGATTGGCAAACCGCTCATGACCTTGACTATTCAGGCACGCCGGGATAAAGAACCCGCTCCAGCTCGCCCTCAACTTCAATCTTGAATGCAAGCGCCACATCGTTCGGCAGCGGCACCGGGTGATAAATCAGCAGCCAATCATCTCCGCGCTCATATTCAACGGGGCCATATCCCAGCAGTTCTACCGACTTGATTTTATTTTCCGAGCCCACCTGCATCTCGTTACGCAAAGACGTGATGCGGGTCCGCCCGTAATACGGAACCTTCAGTTGAATCGCATACAGAGTGCTTTTTCCTTTTGTCGTGAAGCGGATATCAGAATCATCATAAAGGTCAGCGTTAATACGCAGATAACGTTTCGTATCAGGCCCGTCCCAGAGAATAATATTGTCTTCCTCACTCATGTGCCCTTCACCCTGGACCTTTGCCCATGGGCGGGTTCCATAAATGGCTTCCCCATTCTGCCTGAGCCATTTTCCGATCCCCTTGAGCTGCGCAACCTGCTCCGGATCAAACGAGCCGTCCGGACGCGGGCACAGCGAAAGAAGCAGCCCGCCATTATTGGCCACGGCATGACACAAACGACG contains:
- a CDS encoding alpha-L-fucosidase is translated as MNLREKGPPHSMYVKKTVLCLIGVSVQTAIAVSRPNVVTAMTDELGAESAGGKVEESEPVLSFLNLKFGMFIHYGMSTYQGHGGWAEWNVDPKTFIPSELDCEQWAEAAKSAKMNYAVFTTKHHDGFCLWDSAVTEYDIASSDYKDDIVKKYADAFRKRGMKVGLYFSVWDRQHKIEAGRITPAKIQYTKDQLTELLTNYGDVLCIVIDGWGSKWGKSPTFEELPYDVLADHIHSIQPDCLVINHSCKTDLSVTQVVHYEATHGQHCPFDNSIPSQQGPTLQPKWFWRPGDEEGPLKPTEEVVDELNFANARTCNYLLNAAPNDRGVLDDAVIKRLAEIGQAVQLSAPLKSLPEMHPVHQGITATASSISGPDYAAQNVLDADLFTRWQFAKDDQERWVELDFGKPMTFNRVVCGEYRRGTEAYKIEALVNGEWKLLVKRQESIGNNVNATFADVTAQKYRLTILKASRPPMIAELTFITY
- a CDS encoding sulfatase; amino-acid sequence: MKELLIILLCGMGLSSLAAKPNVLLIMSDDLNTALSGYGHVDCKTPHLDRLAVRGVQFDRAYCQFPLCGPSRASMMTGLYPYRNNVLLNFTHFRKTVPDTVTLPQLFRRNGYYTARVSKIYHMGIPVEIRKGTARDDDPESWDAAINITCAKNPGPEINWSPKKSGSQRFAAVYGTEGDSSYADGMAADRAVEMIQTLEPNKPFFLGVGFVRPHVPLIAPQKYFDLYERTSLTIPFAPEDDLDDLDDLPEVIQNDQTAEAMGITTPELHRGLLEAYYASISYMDAQVGKVLDALDEAGLTDNTIIVFASDHGYHVGDHHKFQKRHLFEECTRVPFIISVPWLKEQHGRKSMQFAELVDLYPTLVELAGLTPPESIQGTSLLPLLKDAASDDWKKQAVFTVAEGGGESLRTADWRYTQWGFGDSGCELYDLKNDPGEFTNLADNPEYKEELEIMKTALEKRRVKVGYQGAVTREHADKKKAVAAARAARAKKKPSKD
- a CDS encoding sulfatase family protein — encoded protein: MLFAAKINIAVLSGILCASVVLGGDKPNILFVMSDDHAAQAIAAYNSRLAYLNPCPTIDALADAGVVMENAFCQNSICTPSRASILTGQSSAMNGCTILNDPLPPERQYLAHEMKAAGYQTAVIGKWHLVARPDAFDYFKVLPKQGDYFDPTFKVADGTVKMEGHCSDLIADSALDWFKTIRDTDKPFFLMLHFKAPHGKFEYAPRYEGYLQDVTIPEPGNLRDRKNFGSVGSRGHNNELDRLLGASVGRRHPRFNNVEPKKRWPWAAKLDLSMNDEELQGAAYQEYLKAYLRCVKGVDDNLNRVLNYLKSEGLYENTIIFYTGDQGFYLGEHDLIDKRWPYEEGMRMPFIVHYPKSIKPGRSDAIVENIDYAPTLLDYAGVATPSYMHGKSFRSILETGEESNDWKKAAYYHYWMHMKQLFVPGCIAIRTKRYKLIQFYGCKTDESAPSTPPSWELYDLKADPTEDNNVYDNPEYAAVIADLKKQLKERRAELGEDDKKFACNQVINEYWDYSPEQRGFSIRMSNKLAKKGKTKSK